A genomic stretch from Brockia lithotrophica includes:
- the fabF gene encoding beta-ketoacyl-ACP synthase II — protein MSERVVITGMGVVTPIGNDLETFWENLVAGKSGIVRVTDYDLTGYATQIAGTVKGFDPEMWVDAREARRLDRTILFAVAAAKMALRHAQLDPGAWDPERVGVVIGSGVGGMGTLEDNFSAFFSRGPRRVSPFFVPMMIVNMPAGYVAIELGARGPNFAPVSACATGTHALGLAYELLRANKADVIFAGGAEAAVRPIAFAAFGAARALSTRNDDPPRASRPFDRRRDGFVIGEGAGVLVLERLSVARARKAPILAEVVGFGMSADAYHITAPAPEGRGMAEAMRHALADASLPPEAVDYVNAHGTATEYNDRCETKAIKSVFGEHAYRLLVSSNKSMIGHLLGAAGAVEAAATVMTLKTGIVPPTINLEEPDPELDLDYVPNVARRADVRVALSNSFGFGGQNAVLALRRYDEGGGATGADEGSEEEAR, from the coding sequence GTGTCGGAACGCGTCGTGATCACGGGGATGGGCGTCGTCACGCCCATCGGAAACGATTTGGAGACCTTTTGGGAAAACCTCGTCGCCGGAAAGAGCGGGATTGTGCGCGTTACGGACTACGACCTCACGGGGTACGCCACGCAGATCGCGGGCACGGTAAAGGGGTTCGATCCGGAGATGTGGGTGGACGCCCGCGAGGCGCGTCGCCTCGACCGGACGATCCTCTTTGCGGTGGCCGCCGCCAAGATGGCGCTTCGCCACGCGCAGCTCGATCCCGGAGCGTGGGACCCGGAACGCGTCGGCGTCGTCATCGGTTCGGGTGTCGGGGGGATGGGTACCCTCGAAGACAACTTCTCCGCGTTCTTCTCCCGCGGGCCGCGGCGCGTAAGCCCGTTTTTCGTCCCCATGATGATCGTGAACATGCCTGCGGGCTACGTGGCCATCGAGCTCGGCGCCCGCGGGCCGAACTTCGCCCCCGTGTCGGCATGTGCGACGGGGACGCACGCCCTCGGGCTCGCGTACGAGCTTCTCCGGGCGAACAAGGCGGACGTCATCTTCGCCGGCGGAGCGGAGGCAGCCGTGCGGCCGATCGCCTTTGCGGCCTTTGGTGCGGCGCGGGCTCTGTCCACGCGCAACGACGATCCGCCACGGGCGAGCCGACCGTTCGACCGTCGTCGCGACGGCTTCGTCATCGGAGAGGGCGCGGGGGTTCTCGTTCTCGAGCGTCTGAGCGTCGCCCGCGCACGCAAGGCACCCATCCTCGCGGAAGTCGTGGGTTTCGGAATGAGCGCCGATGCCTACCACATCACGGCTCCCGCCCCCGAAGGCCGGGGAATGGCGGAGGCCATGCGCCACGCCCTCGCCGACGCCTCCCTTCCCCCGGAAGCCGTGGACTACGTGAACGCCCACGGAACCGCCACGGAATACAACGACCGGTGCGAGACAAAGGCGATCAAATCGGTCTTCGGCGAGCACGCCTACCGGCTCCTCGTGAGTTCGAACAAGTCGATGATCGGCCACCTCCTCGGAGCGGCAGGTGCCGTGGAGGCTGCGGCGACGGTGATGACGCTCAAGACGGGAATCGTACCGCCGACGATCAACCTCGAGGAACCCGACCCAGAACTCGACCTCGACTACGTGCCCAACGTCGCGCGGCGTGCGGACGTCCGCGTTGCGCTGTCGAATTCCTTTGGCTTTGGCGGGCAAAACGCGGTCCTCGCCCTCAGGCGCTACGACGAGGGCGGCGGTGCGACTGGCGCAGACGAAGGTTCGGAGGAGGAAGCCCGGTGA
- the acpP gene encoding acyl carrier protein, which yields MSDELFEKIKGVIVERLNVEPDQVRPESRFREDLKADSLDLVELVMELEDAFGLEISDEDAEKIQTVQDVIEYIEKHHKG from the coding sequence ATGAGCGACGAACTCTTCGAGAAGATCAAGGGTGTGATCGTCGAACGCCTCAACGTGGAGCCCGACCAGGTACGGCCGGAGTCTCGTTTCCGCGAAGACCTTAAGGCGGACTCGCTGGACCTCGTGGAACTCGTCATGGAACTCGAGGACGCCTTCGGCCTCGAGATTTCGGACGAAGACGCGGAAAAGATCCAGACTGTGCAGGACGTGATCGAGTATATTGAAAAGCACCACAAGGGCTGA
- the fabG gene encoding 3-oxoacyl-[acyl-carrier-protein] reductase codes for MAERVALVTGASRGIGRAIALELARGGARVLVVYRGRRDAAEAVVEAIRGLGSEALAEQGDVSRPEEADRLVSLALERFGRLDILVNNAGITRDNLLLRMKDEEWEEVIRTNLSGPFYLMRAAAKHMVRARRGRIVNIASVVGLVGNPGQANYAAAKAGLIGLTKAAAKELASRGITVNAVAPGYIQTDMTESLPEAAKEALLRLIPTGRFGSPEDVARAVRFLAGDDAAYITGHVLVVDGGMVT; via the coding sequence CTGGCCGAGAGGGTTGCCCTCGTCACCGGCGCCTCGCGGGGGATCGGGCGGGCGATCGCCCTCGAACTCGCCCGGGGCGGGGCGCGCGTGCTCGTCGTCTACCGCGGTCGGCGCGACGCGGCGGAGGCCGTGGTGGAGGCAATCCGTGGCTTGGGGTCAGAAGCGCTTGCGGAGCAGGGGGACGTGTCTCGGCCCGAGGAGGCGGATCGTCTCGTCTCCCTCGCCCTGGAGCGCTTCGGGAGGTTGGACATTCTCGTGAACAACGCGGGGATCACGCGCGACAACCTCCTCTTGCGCATGAAGGACGAGGAGTGGGAAGAGGTCATCCGCACGAACCTTTCGGGGCCCTTCTATCTCATGCGCGCTGCCGCAAAGCACATGGTGCGCGCGCGCCGCGGGCGGATCGTAAACATCGCCAGCGTCGTCGGCCTCGTAGGGAATCCGGGTCAGGCGAATTACGCCGCGGCGAAGGCTGGCCTCATCGGGCTCACGAAGGCGGCGGCGAAGGAGCTCGCGAGCCGCGGGATCACCGTAAACGCTGTGGCTCCGGGCTACATCCAGACGGACATGACGGAGTCGCTTCCCGAGGCGGCCAAGGAGGCGCTGTTGCGCCTGATCCCTACGGGGCGCTTCGGTTCCCCCGAAGATGTGGCGCGCGCCGTGCGCTTCTTGGCCGGAGATGACGCCGCGTACATCACCGGGCACGTCCTCGTCGTCGACGGGGGCATGGTCACGTAG
- the fabD gene encoding ACP S-malonyltransferase, with protein MSRASSVPPVAYVFPGQGAQKVGMGRDLWEEFSWARERFRLAEELTGIPFAELVLRGPEAALTETVVLQPALFLVETLLYDVLWDLGAPPPAVVAGHSLGEYAALYAAGVFDFAQGIRLTHARGVAMAEAARQNPGTMAAVVGLSPDLVESVCREVSALGEDFGVEAANVNSPEQVVVSGRAAGVEEAGRRLLALGARRVVPLRVAGPFHSSYMAPARKELEAVLREIDLGEPTVPVLVNAWARPVRSAAEIREALLDQLVRPVRWVETVRALRDLGVETIVEVGPGNVLTGLVRKTDPGFSLYNVASWAEARAVADRLRSAGGVREES; from the coding sequence GTGAGCCGCGCATCCTCCGTTCCTCCCGTCGCCTACGTCTTTCCCGGCCAAGGTGCGCAGAAGGTGGGGATGGGGCGCGACCTTTGGGAAGAGTTTTCGTGGGCGCGCGAGCGCTTCCGCTTGGCGGAAGAGCTTACGGGGATTCCCTTTGCGGAACTCGTGCTTCGCGGCCCCGAAGCGGCGCTTACGGAGACCGTCGTCCTCCAGCCGGCGCTTTTCCTCGTGGAGACCCTTCTCTACGACGTCCTCTGGGATCTCGGTGCCCCTCCTCCCGCGGTCGTCGCCGGGCACAGCCTGGGCGAGTACGCGGCGCTCTATGCCGCCGGCGTGTTCGACTTCGCCCAGGGGATCCGCCTCACACACGCCCGGGGGGTGGCGATGGCGGAGGCGGCGCGGCAAAATCCGGGGACGATGGCCGCCGTGGTCGGTCTTTCCCCGGATCTCGTGGAATCCGTATGCCGAGAGGTGAGCGCCCTCGGCGAGGATTTCGGCGTGGAAGCGGCCAACGTGAATTCCCCGGAGCAGGTGGTCGTCTCCGGACGTGCGGCGGGCGTAGAAGAAGCGGGGCGACGCCTTCTCGCGCTCGGCGCGCGGCGCGTCGTCCCCCTTCGCGTCGCCGGGCCCTTTCACTCGTCCTATATGGCGCCGGCCCGAAAGGAGTTGGAGGCGGTCCTTCGCGAGATCGACCTCGGGGAACCCACCGTGCCCGTCCTCGTAAACGCCTGGGCGCGTCCCGTGCGGAGTGCCGCGGAAATTCGCGAGGCGTTGCTCGACCAGCTCGTCCGCCCCGTGCGGTGGGTGGAGACGGTTCGCGCCCTTCGCGACCTCGGCGTGGAGACGATCGTGGAGGTGGGCCCGGGGAACGTCCTCACGGGGCTCGTGCGCAAGACGGATCCCGGGTTTTCTCTGTACAACGTCGCCTCGTGGGCAGAGGCCCGAGCCGTCGCGGATCGCCTCCGAAGCGCAGGAGGCGTGCGGGAAGAGTCGTGA
- a CDS encoding beta-ketoacyl-ACP synthase III, with product MAVRAGILGTGAYVPEQVLTNFDLERKMDTSDEWIRTRTGIRERRIAREDQAASDLAFPAAEEALRVAGIAAADLDGILVATTTPDHVFPSTAALLQRRLGAWNAWAFDMSAACSGFIYGLAVAASFVESGRARYVLVVGAEVLSRITDWEDRTTAVLFGDGAGAAVVGPVAEGGFLSFVLGADGGGADLLVLPAGGSRLPASHRTVEERQHFLKMNGREVFKFAVRIMAEASEEALRRAGLTKDDLDLLVPHQANLRIIDAAQERFQLPPEKVVVNLDRYGNMSAASTPVALHEAYRAGRLSPGNVVLLVAFGGGLTWAATVLRWSVPSPLRTGEFEAALARGKTEP from the coding sequence GTGGCCGTACGTGCGGGAATTCTCGGGACGGGGGCCTACGTTCCCGAACAGGTGCTTACGAATTTCGACCTTGAGCGGAAAATGGACACCTCCGACGAGTGGATTCGGACGCGCACGGGGATCCGCGAACGGCGCATCGCCCGGGAAGACCAGGCGGCTTCCGACCTCGCCTTTCCCGCGGCGGAAGAGGCACTCCGCGTGGCGGGGATTGCTGCGGCCGATCTGGACGGGATCCTCGTGGCGACCACCACGCCGGACCACGTGTTTCCCTCCACCGCCGCCCTCCTCCAGCGTCGGCTCGGCGCCTGGAACGCCTGGGCGTTTGACATGTCTGCGGCGTGTTCGGGGTTTATCTACGGACTTGCCGTCGCCGCCTCCTTCGTCGAGTCTGGTCGGGCGCGGTACGTCCTCGTGGTCGGTGCGGAAGTCCTTTCGCGGATCACGGACTGGGAAGACCGCACCACGGCCGTCCTCTTCGGGGACGGCGCGGGAGCCGCGGTAGTCGGACCGGTGGCCGAAGGCGGATTTCTCTCCTTCGTCTTGGGGGCGGACGGCGGGGGAGCTGACCTCCTCGTACTTCCCGCCGGGGGGTCGCGCCTTCCCGCATCCCACCGCACGGTGGAGGAACGCCAGCACTTCCTCAAGATGAACGGACGCGAGGTCTTTAAGTTTGCCGTGCGGATCATGGCGGAAGCCTCTGAGGAAGCCCTTCGGCGCGCGGGGCTCACCAAGGACGACCTCGACCTCCTCGTTCCGCACCAGGCCAACCTCCGAATCATCGACGCGGCGCAGGAGCGCTTTCAGCTCCCCCCGGAAAAGGTCGTGGTCAACCTCGACCGCTACGGCAACATGTCGGCCGCTTCGACGCCCGTGGCGCTTCACGAAGCGTACCGCGCCGGCCGCCTTTCTCCGGGGAACGTCGTGCTCCTCGTCGCCTTCGGTGGGGGGCTCACGTGGGCGGCCACCGTCCTTCGCTGGAGCGTTCCCTCACCGCTCAGGACCGGAGAGTTCGAGGCGGCGCTTGCGCGGGGGAAGACGGAGCCGTGA
- the plsX gene encoding phosphate acyltransferase PlsX: MSGRWRIAWDMTGGDYAPEAPLEALKQVCGSEDFAELEFFLLGDEAFLRDALARQGLASKAERCRIVHAPEVIANDEEPVRALRRKPDASIVRGLELLAAGEADAFLSAGSTGAVMAGGLLKVGRIRGVERPGLAPVFPTADGRGVLVLDIGANVDAKPHHLLDYALLGQTYVRFILDVDRPRVGLLNVGVEEGKGNALAKEAYRLLRATPAVHFVGNVEARDVLFGVADVVVTDGFSGNVFLKAVEGTAQFALDALKEAFTSTFRAKLGALLALPAVKQVLRRFDYKEYGASPLLGLRRPVFKAHGSSDARAFVAALRTIRRFLAADLQERLVESLAAGKGETEEDGTGGEV, encoded by the coding sequence GTGAGCGGGCGTTGGCGGATCGCGTGGGACATGACGGGTGGAGACTACGCGCCGGAGGCCCCTCTGGAAGCGCTGAAGCAGGTGTGCGGGAGCGAAGACTTCGCCGAGTTGGAGTTTTTCCTCTTGGGGGACGAGGCGTTTTTGCGCGACGCGCTAGCCCGCCAGGGGCTCGCTTCGAAGGCGGAGCGCTGTAGGATCGTGCACGCCCCGGAGGTGATTGCCAACGATGAGGAGCCCGTGCGCGCCCTCCGGCGCAAGCCCGACGCGAGCATCGTCCGCGGGCTGGAGCTCCTCGCTGCGGGAGAGGCGGACGCCTTCCTGAGCGCCGGGAGCACGGGGGCGGTCATGGCGGGAGGGCTTCTCAAGGTGGGGCGCATCCGGGGCGTGGAGCGTCCGGGGCTCGCCCCCGTGTTTCCTACGGCCGACGGCCGGGGCGTCCTCGTCTTGGACATCGGCGCCAACGTGGACGCGAAGCCCCACCACCTGCTCGACTACGCCCTCCTCGGGCAGACGTACGTCCGCTTCATCCTTGACGTCGATCGTCCACGCGTCGGGCTTCTCAATGTGGGCGTGGAAGAGGGGAAGGGGAACGCCCTGGCCAAGGAAGCCTACCGCCTCCTTCGTGCTACGCCCGCGGTGCACTTCGTGGGCAACGTGGAGGCGCGGGACGTCCTCTTCGGCGTAGCCGACGTCGTCGTCACGGACGGCTTCAGCGGGAACGTCTTTCTCAAGGCCGTGGAGGGCACGGCGCAGTTCGCCCTCGACGCCCTCAAGGAGGCCTTTACGTCCACGTTTCGGGCGAAGCTCGGGGCGCTTCTCGCCCTCCCGGCGGTGAAGCAGGTCTTGCGCCGCTTCGACTACAAGGAGTACGGCGCCTCCCCCCTTCTCGGCCTCAGGCGTCCTGTGTTTAAGGCACACGGGTCGAGCGACGCGCGGGCCTTCGTGGCCGCCCTCCGCACGATTCGCCGCTTTCTCGCCGCAGACCTCCAAGAAAGGCTCGTCGAAAGTCTGGCGGCGGGGAAGGGAGAAACGGAGGAGGACGGGACGGGCGGAGAGGTCTGA
- the fapR gene encoding transcription factor FapR has translation MKEELLSPGANSVGPSGEEGPRESPEPAPSVRAQARRRRSRREERRAQLVRLLEEDPFLTDEELARRLGVSVQTIRLDRHALGIPEMRARVRRVAQGEVDSLRSLVEEDLFGFLEELRLEERGRSHLAVERVHTFRHADIARGHILFAQANSLAVALVDAPLAVTVSASVRFLRPARVGDRLVAQAEVVLREGPRRRVRVVTEALRPGGVREVVFSGEFVVQEIAHARGDRS, from the coding sequence GTGAAGGAGGAGCTTTTATCACCTGGTGCTAATTCTGTAGGCCCGAGCGGGGAGGAAGGGCCGAGGGAAAGCCCTGAGCCCGCTCCTTCCGTTCGGGCGCAGGCGCGCCGGAGGCGGTCTCGGCGTGAGGAGCGACGGGCGCAGCTCGTGCGCCTTCTCGAGGAAGATCCCTTCCTTACGGACGAGGAACTCGCCCGGCGTCTCGGGGTGAGCGTGCAGACGATCCGCCTCGATCGGCACGCCCTCGGGATCCCCGAGATGCGGGCCCGCGTGCGCCGGGTAGCCCAGGGGGAAGTCGACTCCCTTCGCTCCCTCGTGGAAGAAGACCTCTTCGGCTTCTTGGAGGAGCTTCGGCTCGAGGAGCGGGGGCGTTCGCACCTCGCGGTGGAACGCGTCCACACCTTTCGCCACGCGGACATCGCCCGCGGGCACATCCTCTTCGCGCAAGCGAATTCTCTCGCCGTGGCGCTCGTCGATGCCCCTCTCGCCGTCACCGTTTCCGCGAGCGTCCGCTTCCTCCGCCCCGCCCGTGTGGGGGATCGCCTCGTAGCTCAGGCGGAGGTGGTCCTTCGGGAAGGGCCGCGTAGACGGGTGCGCGTCGTCACAGAAGCCCTACGGCCGGGAGGCGTGCGGGAAGTCGTGTTTTCCGGAGAGTTCGTCGTTCAGGAGATTGCCCATGCGCGGGGGGACCGGTCGTGA
- a CDS encoding SGNH/GDSL hydrolase family protein, giving the protein MGRFVLIGDSLLRGIVWDDVRRRYALARTRVANALARKGHEVVADLAFMGATARDGLERLREFALRSPERLRGSWVLVHFGGNDCDFDWDAVAASPDSEHLPRRRLDAFTGDLGEIAGLARAYRAEPIFLVPPPLVAERYFAWISRGSPERADAILRWLGTVTRIHWWQERYAAAVAWVAERLEIPRVLLRGAFLLGREDFRTYVGADGIHLTESGYRLFSETVLASCAEVRGGVK; this is encoded by the coding sequence GTGGGACGGTTTGTTCTCATAGGGGACTCCCTCCTTCGTGGGATCGTATGGGACGACGTGCGGCGTCGGTACGCCCTCGCGCGGACACGGGTGGCCAACGCCCTCGCCCGTAAGGGGCACGAAGTCGTCGCAGACCTCGCGTTCATGGGGGCTACGGCGCGCGATGGTTTGGAACGTTTGCGAGAGTTCGCCCTCCGCAGTCCCGAGCGGCTTCGGGGCAGCTGGGTGCTCGTCCACTTCGGCGGGAACGACTGCGATTTCGATTGGGATGCCGTCGCCGCCTCTCCCGACTCTGAGCACCTCCCGCGTCGCCGCCTCGACGCGTTTACGGGCGACCTCGGAGAGATTGCGGGATTGGCCCGGGCCTATCGCGCGGAACCGATCTTTCTCGTCCCCCCGCCTCTCGTGGCGGAGAGGTATTTTGCCTGGATTTCGCGGGGTTCTCCGGAGCGTGCCGACGCGATCTTGAGGTGGCTCGGCACCGTGACGCGTATCCACTGGTGGCAGGAACGCTACGCGGCTGCCGTGGCCTGGGTCGCGGAGCGTCTGGAAATTCCGCGCGTTCTTTTGCGCGGCGCCTTCCTTTTGGGACGGGAGGACTTTCGCACGTACGTAGGTGCCGACGGGATCCACCTCACGGAATCCGGGTACCGCTTGTTCTCGGAAACCGTATTGGCCTCTTGTGCGGAAGTGCGGGGTGGTGTAAAGTGA
- the rpmF gene encoding 50S ribosomal protein L32 → MAVPFHRTSKTKKRLRRTHYKLELPGLVRCEHCGEYKLPHRVCPHCGYYKGVRVLDVEDEE, encoded by the coding sequence GTGGCCGTACCGTTTCATAGGACTTCGAAGACGAAGAAGCGCCTTCGTCGGACGCACTACAAGCTGGAACTTCCCGGGCTCGTGCGCTGCGAACACTGCGGCGAGTACAAGCTTCCCCACCGCGTCTGCCCCCACTGCGGCTACTACAAGGGGGTACGCGTTCTGGACGTCGAGGACGAGGAATAG
- a CDS encoding YceD family protein, with amino-acid sequence MRLSFSELRERALEGRPPLELHVTFSPSERVYARPEVRNVTPARFDGSAWWEDGAIYLAGTLSFAARLVCVRCLSEFERSFRVSVDETFRRGAPPASAEDLPVRELVEWVEEDAFDLLPHLEDWLILSLPDRPLCREDCKGLCPVCGKNLNEGPCGCKVEAVDPRLEALRALLVPEEPDGHPS; translated from the coding sequence TTGCGCCTTTCGTTTTCCGAGCTCCGCGAGCGCGCCCTCGAGGGGCGCCCGCCGCTTGAGCTCCACGTCACCTTTTCCCCTTCGGAGCGCGTGTACGCGCGGCCGGAGGTACGAAATGTCACTCCGGCTCGTTTCGACGGATCCGCATGGTGGGAAGACGGTGCCATCTACCTGGCGGGTACGTTGAGCTTTGCCGCACGGCTCGTATGCGTTCGCTGTCTAAGCGAGTTCGAACGGTCGTTTCGCGTCTCCGTAGACGAGACCTTCCGCCGCGGGGCACCTCCCGCTTCTGCGGAGGATCTTCCCGTGCGCGAACTCGTCGAGTGGGTAGAGGAAGACGCCTTCGACCTTCTCCCGCACTTGGAAGACTGGCTCATCCTTTCTCTCCCCGACCGGCCGCTCTGCCGTGAAGATTGCAAAGGGTTGTGCCCGGTATGTGGGAAAAACCTCAACGAAGGGCCATGTGGTTGTAAGGTCGAGGCGGTCGATCCGCGCCTGGAGGCGTTGCGCGCGCTCTTGGTTCCCGAGGAACCGGACGGACATCCTTCCTAG
- a CDS encoding rhodanese-like domain-containing protein, translating into MQVRPWTRRVAFLAATFVLLLLPLAACSGKASETPQTQAPSGSSAVCPPCTCDKDAYLKDKVKELFTFIRSNAGSVGLNAQAVNEHLNDYMIVDLRKPADYEKEHIPGAVNIPFPTNGTPDNDIVAKMDTLPKDKPIVVYCYSGQMGSFTTALLRLEGYDVRNLMGGFPSWLKAGLKTEGTEAGKSAPQSQTPASGGAQTPAPSGGGSSGGGGGCGG; encoded by the coding sequence ATGCAAGTGCGTCCGTGGACCCGCCGCGTGGCCTTCTTGGCCGCAACCTTTGTGCTCCTCCTCCTCCCGTTGGCCGCATGTTCGGGAAAGGCGAGCGAAACCCCCCAAACGCAGGCGCCGTCGGGATCGTCCGCCGTATGTCCCCCGTGCACGTGTGACAAGGACGCCTACCTCAAGGACAAGGTAAAGGAACTCTTTACCTTCATTCGGTCGAACGCAGGAAGCGTAGGCCTGAACGCGCAGGCGGTGAACGAGCACCTCAACGACTACATGATCGTCGACCTGCGCAAGCCCGCCGACTACGAGAAGGAACACATCCCGGGAGCGGTGAACATCCCCTTCCCGACCAACGGGACGCCGGACAACGACATCGTGGCGAAAATGGACACCCTCCCCAAGGATAAGCCGATCGTCGTCTACTGCTACTCGGGGCAAATGGGATCTTTTACCACCGCACTCCTCCGCCTCGAAGGCTACGACGTGCGGAACTTGATGGGCGGCTTCCCCTCCTGGCTCAAAGCCGGCCTGAAGACGGAAGGGACGGAGGCGGGTAAGTCCGCTCCCCAGAGCCAGACTCCCGCTTCGGGAGGAGCGCAGACGCCCGCGCCTTCCGGCGGCGGCTCGAGCGGCGGAGGCGGCGGCTGCGGAGGTTGA
- a CDS encoding rhodanese-like domain-containing protein — protein MQRRRTRWALATFVAVLAFALVLAGCGKTQSEIVKPPEDVAKANQPQPVQTCNEQDILLQKVKGDWNAMRSSFGAVYLSPDKVKDKLGDFFIVDLRKPADYATSHIPGAHNIPFMPFGTPDTDILAKLDTLPKDKPILVYCYKGQTGAYVTAGLRLLGYDAHNLSGGFGAWVDAKLTTEGAPQGEAPAPAQTAPAPSGGGGGGCGG, from the coding sequence ATGCAGCGGAGACGCACCCGTTGGGCCCTTGCGACCTTCGTCGCGGTCCTCGCCTTTGCCCTCGTCCTCGCCGGTTGCGGGAAAACCCAAAGCGAAATTGTAAAGCCGCCCGAGGACGTCGCCAAGGCGAACCAGCCGCAGCCCGTACAGACGTGCAACGAGCAGGACATCCTCCTCCAAAAGGTGAAGGGTGACTGGAACGCCATGCGTTCCTCCTTCGGCGCCGTTTACCTCTCTCCGGACAAGGTGAAGGACAAACTCGGCGACTTCTTCATCGTCGACCTTCGGAAGCCCGCGGACTACGCCACCAGCCACATCCCGGGCGCCCACAACATTCCCTTCATGCCCTTCGGCACGCCGGACACGGACATTCTCGCCAAACTCGACACGTTGCCCAAGGACAAGCCGATTCTCGTCTACTGCTATAAAGGGCAAACGGGGGCTTACGTCACCGCCGGACTTCGCCTCCTCGGCTACGACGCCCACAACCTCTCCGGGGGCTTCGGGGCGTGGGTAGACGCCAAGTTGACCACGGAAGGTGCGCCGCAGGGTGAGGCTCCCGCTCCGGCGCAGACGGCTCCCGCACCTTCGGGCGGTGGCGGCGGCGGTTGCGGCGGTTGA
- a CDS encoding TorD/DmsD family molecular chaperone has protein sequence MDERTRSAKAELYRFFAEFFKPPEEGFYREFTSSRFPEDLSRLLHEAGYVTTVPNLRELWPSFEEFAEDYRRAVSGTVHPYAPPVESIYKPWTEDPDAEVPMAGQKGYFYGDPAVHMRHLYDELGITLPSEYASMPDHLTLELEFLAFLFEAGEPEAARLFIREHLDWLGDFRAELEATPRGERYAKLVAWLEEILRQEPEPERKDG, from the coding sequence ATGGACGAGCGTACCCGTTCCGCCAAGGCGGAACTCTACCGCTTCTTTGCCGAGTTTTTCAAACCCCCTGAGGAAGGCTTTTACCGGGAGTTCACCTCTTCCCGCTTTCCCGAAGACCTCTCCCGCTTGCTGCACGAGGCGGGGTATGTCACAACGGTTCCCAATTTGCGGGAGCTCTGGCCTTCCTTCGAAGAGTTTGCGGAGGATTACCGCCGCGCCGTTTCCGGTACGGTCCACCCGTATGCCCCGCCGGTGGAGTCTATCTACAAGCCGTGGACGGAGGATCCCGACGCGGAGGTGCCTATGGCGGGGCAAAAAGGGTACTTCTACGGGGATCCCGCGGTGCACATGCGCCACCTGTACGACGAATTGGGGATCACCTTGCCTTCTGAATACGCGAGCATGCCCGATCACCTCACGCTCGAGCTCGAATTTCTGGCCTTCCTCTTCGAAGCCGGCGAACCGGAGGCCGCCCGGTTGTTCATCCGCGAACACCTCGACTGGCTCGGCGACTTTCGCGCGGAACTCGAGGCGACCCCGCGAGGGGAACGCTACGCAAAGCTCGTCGCCTGGCTCGAGGAAATCCTGCGCCAGGAGCCGGAACCCGAACGGAAAGACGGATAA